The nucleotide window ACCGGCACGCCGCTGGCCTGGGTGGTGCAGCACTGGGGCTGGCGCATCGGTTTCTGGGTGCTGGCCGCCCTGTCGCTGCTGTCGTGGCTGTTGATCTGGCGCACCGTGCATGAGCCGCCGTTGCCGGCAGGCGCCAGCGCCGCTCCGCGCGAGGGCTGGGGTCAGTCGTTTCTGCGCCTGGGCGCCCTGCTGAAGCTGCCGCACACCTGGGGCATCCTGGCCCTGGGCATGTCGGGCTACGCGGCCTTTCTGTCGCTGCGCGGGCTGTGGCTGGGGCCGTTTTTGATCGGGCGCTACGGTTTTTCGCTGGTCGAGAGCGGCAACGTGGCGCTGGTGCTGTCGTTGATCGCCTTGGTCGTGCCGGCGGTCTCCGGCCGGCTGGATCCGGGCGTGGGGCGCCGGCGCGCCTGGGTGTCCGGCCTGTCGCTGACCATGGCCGCTCTGTTCGCGCTGCTGGCCTTCCTGCACGGGCACTTGGCGGCCGTGGCCGTCATCGTGCTGATGGGCCTGCTGTCGGGCTACAGCGTGCTGCAATACACCGACGTGCGCGCGTCCTACCCGAACGAAGTCACCGGGCGCGCGCTGTCGCTGTTCACGGCCGCCATGTTCCTGGGCGTGGCGCTGATGCAGTGGTTCACCGGCGTGGTCGCGGCGTGGGCCACGGGCCTGGGCTGGGAGCCCTACCGCGCCGTGCTGCTGGCGATCGCGGCGTGGCTGGGCACGGCATCGCTGGCGTTCAGGTTTTTGCCGGCGTCACCGCTGCTGAGCGAGTCTGCGGCAAAGGCACGCGCGTCCTGAGGCGCGTGGACGCGCGCCGGGTTTTCTTCAGCTCTGGCGTGCACGCCACACCGCCGCACCGCCGCCCGCATCCAGCTGCTCGCGCACCTGCTGCGTATGCGCCCCCGGCTCGCATGCCGGGCCGATGGGATAGGCCGCGCCGTCGAAGCGCGGCGCAGGCGCGGCCTGCAGGGTGCCGCCCTGCTCGACATAGGTGCCGCGTGCGCGCAGGTGCGGGTGCTGCGCGGCCTCGACCGGGCTCAGCACGGCGCCGAAGCAGGCATCGGTGGGCTCCAGCAGCGCCTGCCAGTGTGCGCGCGGCTGGCTCAGGAACAGCGCGGCCAGGCGGGCGCGGCGTCCCGGCCACGCGGATTTGTCCCATTGATGGCCGACGAACTCGGCGTCATCCGCAAGTCCCAGTGTCTGCACCAGCAGTGCGTAGAACTGCGGCTCCAGCGCACCCACGGTGATGTGCTGGCCATCGGCGCAGACGTAGGTGTCGTAGAACGGCGAGCTGTCGTAGGTGCTGGCGCCGCGCTCGTCGGCGACCATGCCGGCGGCGCGCGCGCTGAGCATCAGGTTCAGCATGTGCGCCGCGCCATCGACGATGGCCGCGTCGACCACCGTGCCGCGGCCCGTGGCGCGCGCCTGCACGATGCCGGACAGGATGCCGGTCATCAGGTACAGCGCACCGCCGCCGATGTCGCCCAGCACGGCAAAGGGCGAGACCGGGCGCGCGTCCGCCGGGCTGCAGCCCCACAGCGCGCCGCTCACGGCCGCGTAGTTGGTGTCGTGCCCTGCGCGCGGCGCCAGCGGTCCGTCCTGGCCCCAGCCGGTCATGCGGCCGTAGACCAGGCGCGGGTTGGCGGCCAGGCATTCATCCGGCCCCAGGCCCAGGCGCTCCATGACGCCGGGGCGCATGCCCTCGATCAGCACGTCGGCGCCGGCCACCAGTTGCAGCACCATGTCCCGGTCGGCTGGGTCCTTCAGATCGACGAAGACCGAGCGCTTGCCGCGATTGAGCAGCGTGGAGGTGATGGCACGGCCCTCGGGGCGGCGCACCAGCGAGACCACGTCGGCGCCCAGGTCGGCCAGGTGCATGGCGCAAAAAGGCCCTGGGCCCAGGCCACCGATTTCCAGCACGCGTACGCTGTCCAGCACTTTCATGGGTTCTTCTCCAAGGGTTCGCAAAGATGGGTTTGAGGGCGTCACGCGCGCCGCTTCCTGCAGGCTGCTCCACCGGATTTTGCCGGTGGCCGACTTGGGCCCGGGCGCCGCGAACTTGACCTCGCGCGGCCAGTGCGGCGGCAATGAGGCGGACGGGACGGTGCATTCATGGCGTTTCGCTCTCGTTCAGCCCACCTGGCGCTGCTGCTGGCCCCAGAAGCGCGCCCGCAGGCTTTTCTTGTCGATCTTGCCCAGCGGGGTCACGGGCAGCTCGGCCTCCAGCCAGACCTGCTTGGGCGCATGCAGCGCGCCCTTGCGCTCGCGCACGAAGTCGGCAAGCTCCTGCTCGGACGCCTGCGCGCCGGGCTTGAGCTGGACGATGGCCGCTACCGCCTCGCCCCAGCGCGCATCGGGCACGGCGATGACGGCCGATTGCGCCACGGCCGGGTGCAGCGCCAGGCAGGCCTCGACCTCGCTGGAGTAGACGTTGAAGCCGCCGGTGATGACCATGTCCTTGGCGCGGTCCACCAGGTACAGGTAGCCGTGCGCATCGCAGCGCGCCATGTCGCCCGTGTGCAGCCAGTCGCCGGCGAAGGCCTCGGCCGTGGCATCGGGCCGGTTCAGGTAGCCCTCCATGACCAGCGGTCCGCGCACGCACAGCTCGCCGACCTCGCCCGGCGCCACTTCGCGCCCCTCGCGGTCCAGCAGCGCCACCTGGTTGCCCAACAGCGGCCGCCCGCAGGATTGCAGGCGCTCAAGGTTCGCCAGGTCGTGCGCGTCACGGCGCAGGTAGGCGATGGTCATGGGCGCCTCGGCCTGGCCGTAGAGCTGGCCGAAGATGGGGCCGAAGCGCTCAATTGCCTCGGCCAGCCGCGCCGGCGCGATGGGCGAGGCGCCGTACAGCACGTACTGCAGACTGGAGCGGTCCCAGTCCGCCAGGCCCGCGTGGTCCAGCAGGCCGTAGATCTGCGTCGGCACCAGAAAGGTCGCGGTGATGCGCTGCTGCTGCACGGCGCGCAAAAAGGCTTCGGGCGAGTATTTGTCCAGCAGTACCAGCGTGCCGCCGCGCAACAGCGTGGGCAGCACCATGGCGCCGCCGGCGTGCGAGATCGGCGTGGCGATCAGAAAGCGCAGCTCGTCCGGCCACTCCCAGCCGGCCAGCTGCTGAAGCAGCATGGTCAGCGTGGTGCGGTGGCGGTGCACCACGCCCTTGGAGCGGCCGGTGGTGCCGCCGGTGTAGGTGATGCGGTAGATGTCTTCGGGCTGCGCGGCGATGGGCAGCTCGGCACCATCGAAGGCGCTGCTGGCGGCGATCACGTCCTCGCCCAGCGGCGACGGCCCCAGGCTCAGCACGTGACGCACCAGGCCGCGCGCTTTCAATGCTGCGCCGCGCTCGGCATGCTGCGCACCGACGACCAGGGCGGCGATGCCCGCGTCCTGCAGCACGAAGGCCTGGTCCTCCTCGGCGCCCAGCGGGTGCAGCGCCGTCTGGCGCAGGCCCAGCCAGGCGCAGGCGATGATGACCACCAGCGCTTCGGGCTGGTTGCCGGTCAGCACCGCCAGGCCCTGCTGGCGCTCCAGGCCCAGCGATTGCAGATAGCGCGCCATGCGCTGCACGCGCTGGTGCAGCTCGGCGTAGGTCCAGGTGCCGCCATCTGGCAGCACCAGCGCCACCCGCTCGGGAAAGGACTGGAACGCCGAGCGGAAGGCCTCGGTCGCCGTGGCGCCGGTGTGCAGCGGGCTCATGGCGGCGTCCTTGGCTCAGTTGCGCTGGTACAGCGTGACCACGCAGGCGCCGCCCAGGCCCAGGTTGTGCTGTAGCGCCAGCCGCGCGCCCTCGACCTGGCGGTCCTCGGCCTGGCCGCGCAGCTGCCAGGTCAGCTCGGCGCATTGCGCCAGGCCCGTGGCGCCCAGCGGGTGGCCCTTGGACAACAGGCCGCCGGAGGGGTTGGTGACCACGCGCCCGCCGTAGGTGTTGTCGCCGTCGAGGATGAATTTCTCGGCCGTGCCTTCGGGGGTCAGGCCCAGGGCCTCGTAGGTCAGCAGTTCGTTGGCGGTGAAGCAGTCGTGCAGCTCGACCACGTTCACGTCCTCGGGGCCCACGCCGGCGGCCTCGTAGACCTGGCGTGCTGCCGCCGCGCTCATGTCATAGCCGACCACCTTGAGCATGTCGCCGCCTTCAAAGGTGCTGGGGCTGTCGGTGGTCATGGCCTGCGCGGCGATGGTCACGCGCTGGTCCAGGCCGTGCCTTTTGGCGAAGTCCGCCGAGCACAGCACGGCCGCCGCGGCGCCGCAGGTCGGGGGGCAGCACTGGTAGCGCGTGAGCGGGCCATACACCTGCGCCGAGGCCATGACCTCGTCCAGCGTCAGCGTCTGGCGGAAGACGGCCAGCGGATTGCGCGCCGCGTGCTGGCGCGCCCTGACCGAAATGCGGCCGAAGGTGTCGGGCCGGATGCCGTGCTCGCGCAGATAGTCCTGCCCGGCGCCGCCGAAGAGCTGCGCGGCGCGCGGCGCGGCCTGGTCGTAGCCCTGGCGCTCGGTCATGGAATCGATGAAGCGCGCCAGGGGCGAGGGCCGGTCGTCCCAGGCGCCCTTGAGCGCGCCGGGCTGCATCTGCTCGAAGCCCAGCGCGATGGCGCACTCGACCATGCCCGATTCCACCGCCTGGCGCGCCAGGAACAGCGCGCTGGAGCCGGTGGAGCAGTTGTTGTTGACGTTGAACACCGGAATGCCGGTCAGCCCCACGCCATACAGCGCCGCCTGCCCCGCCGTGGAGTCGCCGTAGACATAGCCTACATAGGCCTGCTGCACGTCGGCGTAATCCACGCCAGCGTCCTGCAGCGCCAGCCGCGCGGCGCGCGCGCCCATGACCGTGTACGGGTCGCTGGCGCCGGGCTTGGTGAAGGGGATCATGCCCACGCCGACGACGTGGACGGGTCTTTGCATGCGGCTCATGGACAGGGCTCCTGGTGCGATCGAAAAATGACGCGGTGCTTGGGCGCGCTTCAGCGCGGCTGCATGCGGATGGCGCCGTCCAGACGGATGGTTTCGCCGTTGAGCATGGGGTTTTCCAGGATGTGCAGCGCCGTCATGGCGAACTCGTGCGGCTGGCCCAGGCGCGAGGGGTTGGGCACCGAGGCGCCCAGCGACTGGCGCACGTTCTCGGGCAGGCGCATGAGCAGCGGCGTCTCGAACAGGCCCGGGGCGATGGTGCACACGCGGATGAACTTGGTGGCCAGGTCGCGCGCGGCGACGATGGTCATGCCGATCACCCCTGCCTTGGACGAGGCGTAGGGGATCTGCCCGATCTGCCCTTCGTAGCCCGCCACCGAGGCGGTGAGCACGCAGGCGCCACGCTCGCCATCGATGGGCTCGTTGTCCGCCATGGCCACCGCCGCCAGGCGCAGCGCGTTGAACGAGCCGATCAGGTTGACGCGGATGATGTGGGTGTATTTGTCCAGCGAGCCGGCGCTGCCGTCCTTTTCGATCAGGCGCAGCGGCCCGCCGATGCCGGCGCAATGCACCAGGGCGCGCAGGTTGCCCAGCTCCCTGGCCACGTTCACCGCCTGCTGCATCTGCTGCTCGTCGGCGACGTCGGCCTTCACGTAGCGCAGCTGGCCGGCGTATTTCCTTTCCATGGCCGCGCCGCGCTCGTCGTTCAGATCGACGGCGACGACTTGCAGGCCGCGCTCGAGCAGCTGCTCGGCGCAGGCCTCGCCCAGGCCCGAGACACCGCCGGTGACGATGGCGGTCATTCCTTGTTGCAGTTTCATGGTTTTTTGAGTCTTTTTGGCCGTCAGTCGGTGTGAATCAACGGCCTGCAGATATCTTTTTGATAGTCACAGGCGCTCGATGATGGTGGCGTTGGCCATGCCGCCGGCCTCGCACATGGATTGCAGGCCATAGCGCTGGCCGCTGTCTTCCATGGCGTGCAGCATGGTGGTCATCAAGCGGATGCCCGAGGCGCCCAGCGGGTGGCCCAGGGCGATGGCGCCGCCGCGCGGGTTCAGGCGCGCATCGTCGGCGCCGAGTTCCTTTTGCCAGGCCAGCGGCACGGTGGCAAAGGCCTCGTTGATTTCGTAGTGCTGGATGTCCGAGAGCTTCATCTTCGCCTTGGCCAGCACGCGCTGCGTGGCCGGGATGGGCGCGGTGAGCATCAGGAGCGGGTCGTCGCCCACCACGTCGAAGGCGACGAAGCGCGCGCGTGGCGCGAGGCCCAGCTCGCGCGCCTTTTGCTCGCTCATGATCAGCATGGCGCTGGCGCCGTCGGTCATCTGCGAGGCGTTGCCGGCCGTGGTGTGCCAGCCGATCTGCGGGAAGCGCTCGGACAGGTCGTCGTTTTCAAACGCGGGTTTGAGGGTGGCCAGCTTTTCCACGGTGGTGCCGGCGCGGATGGTCTCGTCCTGCGTGACGCGGCCAGTCGGCGTGTCGATGCCGACGATCTCGCGCTGAAAGCACCCGGCGGATTGCGCCTCGTGCGCGCGCTGGTGCGAGCGCGCGGCGTAGCGGTCGAGCTGCTCGCGGCCCAGCCCCCACTTGGCGGCGATCAGGTCCGACGACACGCCCTGGCCGACCAGGCCGGGGGCGTAGCGCTCATCGAAGGCCGCGCCGGTGGTGTTCTTGCCCATGCGCGAGCTGCCCATGGGCACGCGGCTCATGGATTCCACGCCGCAGGCGATCACGATGTCCTGCACGCCGGCCATGATGGCCTGCGCCGCGAAATGCACCGCCTGCTGGCTGGAGCCGCACTTGCGGTCGATGGTGGTCGAGGGCACGTGCTTTGGCAGCCCGGCCGCCAGCCAGGCCAGGCGCCCCGGCGTGCCGGCCTGCTCGCCAGCCTGGCTGACGCAGCCGCAGATCACATCGTCGACCAGGGCCGGATCGAGCTTGTTGCGCGCAACCAGTTGCGCCAGCACCTGCGACAGCAGGTCGACGGGATGCACTTGCGCCAGGGCGCCGTCGGCCCGCGCGCGCGCCATGGGCGAGCGGATGGCGTCGACGATGACGGGATGGTTCATGGATCGGTCACTCCTTTGCTGGGGATGAATGATCCGGGCAATCGCTGGCGGGCGCCCTTTGTATGTCTGGAAGGGCGTATTTACCCCGTGGGATGCGCCGCGGCCCTCTGAAAGAATTTTTGCTCGGGGTGGTCTCGCTGGATGGGGCCGCCGCTGCGGCCTCGGGCGCAGGGCAGAACGGCAAAACGGCAGACGGACAGACACAGATGCAGCAGGATTTTTTCGGCCGCGCAGCGGCGGCCCCGGATCGCGTGGTGATGCGCATGGCAGGCAGGGACGGCGCGGACGGCGCGGCGCACACCGCTGGCGACGTCGCCGCCCAGGCTCTGCGCATGGCGCAGTGGCTGGCGATGCACGGCCTGCGGCCGGGCGAGCGTTTCGCCGTGCTGCTGGAAAACCGCCTGGAGATCCTGACCCTGGCGCTGGCAGCACGTCAGGCCGGCTTGTACGCCGCCATCCTCAGCACCCACCTGTCGCCCGCCGAGATGGCCTGGATCGTGCAGGACTGCGGCGCGCGCCTGCTCGTTGCCTCGCACCGCACGCTGGAGCAGGCCAGCCAGGCGCTGCGCAGCAGCGAAGCCAGCAGCGAGCTGCCCTGCTGGACGGTGGACGAGGCCACGCCGCGTGCGCCCTCGCTGCATGCCGCGCTGAACGCCCTGGCCGCCCTGAACACGCCGCCCATCGACCTGAGCGACCGCCCGCTGGGGCGCGATCTGCTGTATTCCTCGGGCACCACCGGCCGGCCCAAGGGCGTGCTCAAACCCCTGCAACCGGCCAGCCTGCGCGGCCAGCTCGATCCGGAGGCGCTGGGCACGCAAAAGCTCATGGGCATGGACGAGGACACGGTGTACCTGTCGCCCGCGCCGCTGTACCACGCGGCGCCGCTGCGCTACACGCTGCGCGTGCTGGAGCTGGGCGGCCAGGCGGTCGTCATGGACCGCTTCGACGCGCAGCATGCCCTGCAGCTGATCGAGCGCCACCGCGTCACGCACAGCCAGTGGGTGCCGACCATGTTCAACCGCCTGCTGGCGCTGCCGCCCGAGGTGCGCGCCGCGCATGACCTGTCCAGCCTGCGCGTGGCCATCCACGCCGCCGCGCCCTGCCCGGTGCCGCTCAAGCAGGCCATGCTGGACTGGTGGGGCGACGTGCTGATCGAGTACTACGCCGGCTCCGAGGGCTGCGGCACGACCACCATCACCAGCGCCGAATGGCGCCAGCGCCCCGGCTCGGTGGGCCGCGCCAGCAACGGACAGCTGCACATCCTGGACGACGACGGCCGCGAGCTGCCGCCGGGCGAAATCGGTCAAATCTATTTCTCGGGTGGCGGCACGTTTGAATACCTGAACGACCCCGACAAGACGCGCCAGGCCGTGAACGCGCAGGGCTGGTGCACCTACGGCGACCTGGGCCATGTGGATGCTCAGGGCTTCCTGTTCCTGAGCGACCGGCGCGCCGACCTGATCCTGTCGGGCGGCGTGAACCTGTACCCGCAGGAGATCGAGCTGGCGCTGGCGCGCCACCCGGCGGTGCAGGAGGTCGCCGTGGTCGGCGTGCCCGACGCGGATTTCGGCGAGGTGCCGCTGGCCGCCGTGGTGCTCGCCGCCGGCCACACGCCGGACCAGGACACGGCGCGCGCCATTGTTGCGCAGGCGGCCGAGGTGCTCTCGCGCATGAAGCTGCCGCAGCGCATGGTCTTCGTGGATGCGCTGCCGCGCCTGGAGACCGGCAAGCTCTTGCGCCGCCAGCTCAAGGAGCGCTGGCGCGGGCAGGCGCAGGCTGGTTTCGCCCTGCGCGACCATCGAAAACCATAGCTGCCTGCGCTTCATCCACGCCGGCTGCAAGCTTTTTTCATTCAAATACCAGCAGGAGTACCCCGTCATGCAAGATCTCACCCAGCGCAGCGTCTACCGCGAGGACCACGAGCATTTCCGCGAGCAGGCGCGGCGCTTTTTCGAGCGCGAGGTCGAGCCCTTCCACGCCCAGTGGGAAAAGGACGGCATCGTGCCCAAGGAGGTCTGGCGCAAGGCCGGCCGCGAGGGCCTTCTCAACCCCATGCTGCCCGAGCCCTACGGCGGCGGCGGCGACTTCGGCCATGCGGCAGTGCTGCTCGAAGAGATCGCCCGCAGCGGCGCCAGCGGCCTGGGCTTTCCGCTGCATTCGGACATCGCCGCGCCATACGTCTTCGCCTATGGCAACCAGGAGCAAAAGGACCGCTGGCTGCCCAAAATGGCCGCCGGCGAGCTGATCGGCGCCATTGCCATGACCGAGCCGGGCGCCGGCAGCGACCTGAAATCGGTGCGCACCACGGCCATTCGGGATGGCGACGACTACGTCATCAATGGCAGCAAGACCTTCATCACCAACGGCATCAACAGCGAGATCGTCATCGTCGTCGCCAAGACGGCGCCGGACCTGGGAGCCAAGGGCGTCTCGCTGATCGTGGTGGAGGAAGGCACGCCAGGTTTTTCCAAGGGCCGCAAGCTGGACAAGATCGGCCTGTGGGCGCAGGACACATCCGAGCTGTTCTTCGACAACGTGCGCGTGCCGGTGGCCAACCGGCTGGGCGAGGAGAACCTGGGCTTCAAGTATCTGATGCACGAGCTGGCGCAGGAGCGCCTGGTGGTGGCCGTGCGCGCCGCCGCGTCCATCGAGACCTTCCTGCAAAAGACCATCGACTACACGCGCGAACGCAAGGCCTTCGGCCAGAGCGTGTTCGAGTTCCAGAACACGCGCTTCAAGCTGGCCGAGGCCAAGGCGCAGGCAACCATGCTGCGCGTGTTCGTCGACGACTGCATCGCCCTGCACATGCAGCGCAAGCTCTCGCCCGAACGCGCGGCCATGGTCAAGCTCAACGCCACGGCGCTGCAAAACCGGCTGCTGGACGAGTTTCTGCAGCTGCACGGCGGCTACGGCTACATGACCGAGTACCAGGTCGGCCGCGCCTGGGCCGACGCGCGCGTGGGCCGCATCTATGGCGGCAGCGACGAAATCATGAAGGAAATCATCGCCCGCGCGCTGTGAGCCGTGCGACGGTCGCCGGCCGCGTGTTCAGCCGCCCAGCGCCTGGCGCGGCATGAGCTTGAAGGTGCCGGTGGCCAGCGCCACCAGCGTGCCGTCCTCGGCGCGCACCTCGCCGCGCGCGAAGCTGATGGAGCGCCCGCGCCGCTCGCAGTGAGCGCTGGCGATCAGGTCGCCGCTGGCGGTGGCGACAAAGTGCAGCGTCAGGTCGATGGTGGCGACGCCGTTACCGGCTGGGTCGTGCGCGCGTACGGCGGAAGCCAGGGTGCAGTCCAGCAGCGCGGCGATGGCGCCGCCGTGGGCCTGGTGGCGGCTGTTGGCGAACGCCGGCTGAAAACCCATGCGCACCTGGGCGCGGTCGTCGCCGATGCGCTCGCCGCGCAGGGCCAGGGCGGCGGCCATGGGCATGGGGAGGCCGAAGAGTTGGCTGGGGGGTTCGTTGGCGAAGGGGTTGGCGGGTGGGGCGGGTTGAGAGTGCGTCATGGTTGCGATCATCGCTGCGGATGGCGTTGCGAGGGGGCACTTGCGGGACTGGTTTGGCTGTGGGGTGTGGTCGTTGCGGCGTGCGGCTTTGGGCCTGTTTGGAGCGCGAGTGGCGTGATGGGGTCTTCCTCAGTACTATTCTTTTCGTAGCTACACCTTGTTTGTTTACAACGGCTTAGGGCTGATTTGGCTTGTTTTTTTGTTTTGGCGGTTGTGTTTTGCTGGGTTGGGGAGCCGGGA belongs to Melaminivora suipulveris and includes:
- a CDS encoding lipid-transfer protein — protein: MQRPVHVVGVGMIPFTKPGASDPYTVMGARAARLALQDAGVDYADVQQAYVGYVYGDSTAGQAALYGVGLTGIPVFNVNNNCSTGSSALFLARQAVESGMVECAIALGFEQMQPGALKGAWDDRPSPLARFIDSMTERQGYDQAAPRAAQLFGGAGQDYLREHGIRPDTFGRISVRARQHAARNPLAVFRQTLTLDEVMASAQVYGPLTRYQCCPPTCGAAAAVLCSADFAKRHGLDQRVTIAAQAMTTDSPSTFEGGDMLKVVGYDMSAAAARQVYEAAGVGPEDVNVVELHDCFTANELLTYEALGLTPEGTAEKFILDGDNTYGGRVVTNPSGGLLSKGHPLGATGLAQCAELTWQLRGQAEDRQVEGARLALQHNLGLGGACVVTLYQRN
- a CDS encoding PaaI family thioesterase, with the protein product MTHSQPAPPANPFANEPPSQLFGLPMPMAAALALRGERIGDDRAQVRMGFQPAFANSRHQAHGGAIAALLDCTLASAVRAHDPAGNGVATIDLTLHFVATASGDLIASAHCERRGRSISFARGEVRAEDGTLVALATGTFKLMPRQALGG
- a CDS encoding AMP-binding protein — encoded protein: MQQDFFGRAAAAPDRVVMRMAGRDGADGAAHTAGDVAAQALRMAQWLAMHGLRPGERFAVLLENRLEILTLALAARQAGLYAAILSTHLSPAEMAWIVQDCGARLLVASHRTLEQASQALRSSEASSELPCWTVDEATPRAPSLHAALNALAALNTPPIDLSDRPLGRDLLYSSGTTGRPKGVLKPLQPASLRGQLDPEALGTQKLMGMDEDTVYLSPAPLYHAAPLRYTLRVLELGGQAVVMDRFDAQHALQLIERHRVTHSQWVPTMFNRLLALPPEVRAAHDLSSLRVAIHAAAPCPVPLKQAMLDWWGDVLIEYYAGSEGCGTTTITSAEWRQRPGSVGRASNGQLHILDDDGRELPPGEIGQIYFSGGGTFEYLNDPDKTRQAVNAQGWCTYGDLGHVDAQGFLFLSDRRADLILSGGVNLYPQEIELALARHPAVQEVAVVGVPDADFGEVPLAAVVLAAGHTPDQDTARAIVAQAAEVLSRMKLPQRMVFVDALPRLETGKLLRRQLKERWRGQAQAGFALRDHRKP
- a CDS encoding acyl-CoA dehydrogenase family protein, encoding MQDLTQRSVYREDHEHFREQARRFFEREVEPFHAQWEKDGIVPKEVWRKAGREGLLNPMLPEPYGGGGDFGHAAVLLEEIARSGASGLGFPLHSDIAAPYVFAYGNQEQKDRWLPKMAAGELIGAIAMTEPGAGSDLKSVRTTAIRDGDDYVINGSKTFITNGINSEIVIVVAKTAPDLGAKGVSLIVVEEGTPGFSKGRKLDKIGLWAQDTSELFFDNVRVPVANRLGEENLGFKYLMHELAQERLVVAVRAAASIETFLQKTIDYTRERKAFGQSVFEFQNTRFKLAEAKAQATMLRVFVDDCIALHMQRKLSPERAAMVKLNATALQNRLLDEFLQLHGGYGYMTEYQVGRAWADARVGRIYGGSDEIMKEIIARAL
- a CDS encoding MFS transporter; this translates as MPSDPSAAPQGTAQPPRFLLAMLLSLLSAFALSQAFRTVTAMLAPSLQADFGLSGQELGAFAGLFGLSFGVAQLLMGIGLDVYGLRRTVLAAFALAVLGSVLSALAPSYGWLMAGQLLIGMGCSPVFIASTVFIARHFPADRFAQFSGLGMSVGGLGLIFTGTPLAWVVQHWGWRIGFWVLAALSLLSWLLIWRTVHEPPLPAGASAAPREGWGQSFLRLGALLKLPHTWGILALGMSGYAAFLSLRGLWLGPFLIGRYGFSLVESGNVALVLSLIALVVPAVSGRLDPGVGRRRAWVSGLSLTMAALFALLAFLHGHLAAVAVIVLMGLLSGYSVLQYTDVRASYPNEVTGRALSLFTAAMFLGVALMQWFTGVVAAWATGLGWEPYRAVLLAIAAWLGTASLAFRFLPASPLLSESAAKARAS
- a CDS encoding AMP-binding protein gives rise to the protein MSPLHTGATATEAFRSAFQSFPERVALVLPDGGTWTYAELHQRVQRMARYLQSLGLERQQGLAVLTGNQPEALVVIIACAWLGLRQTALHPLGAEEDQAFVLQDAGIAALVVGAQHAERGAALKARGLVRHVLSLGPSPLGEDVIAASSAFDGAELPIAAQPEDIYRITYTGGTTGRSKGVVHRHRTTLTMLLQQLAGWEWPDELRFLIATPISHAGGAMVLPTLLRGGTLVLLDKYSPEAFLRAVQQQRITATFLVPTQIYGLLDHAGLADWDRSSLQYVLYGASPIAPARLAEAIERFGPIFGQLYGQAEAPMTIAYLRRDAHDLANLERLQSCGRPLLGNQVALLDREGREVAPGEVGELCVRGPLVMEGYLNRPDATAEAFAGDWLHTGDMARCDAHGYLYLVDRAKDMVITGGFNVYSSEVEACLALHPAVAQSAVIAVPDARWGEAVAAIVQLKPGAQASEQELADFVRERKGALHAPKQVWLEAELPVTPLGKIDKKSLRARFWGQQQRQVG
- a CDS encoding SDR family NAD(P)-dependent oxidoreductase, whose translation is MKLQQGMTAIVTGGVSGLGEACAEQLLERGLQVVAVDLNDERGAAMERKYAGQLRYVKADVADEQQMQQAVNVARELGNLRALVHCAGIGGPLRLIEKDGSAGSLDKYTHIIRVNLIGSFNALRLAAVAMADNEPIDGERGACVLTASVAGYEGQIGQIPYASSKAGVIGMTIVAARDLATKFIRVCTIAPGLFETPLLMRLPENVRQSLGASVPNPSRLGQPHEFAMTALHILENPMLNGETIRLDGAIRMQPR
- a CDS encoding CaiB/BaiF CoA transferase family protein encodes the protein MKVLDSVRVLEIGGLGPGPFCAMHLADLGADVVSLVRRPEGRAITSTLLNRGKRSVFVDLKDPADRDMVLQLVAGADVLIEGMRPGVMERLGLGPDECLAANPRLVYGRMTGWGQDGPLAPRAGHDTNYAAVSGALWGCSPADARPVSPFAVLGDIGGGALYLMTGILSGIVQARATGRGTVVDAAIVDGAAHMLNLMLSARAAGMVADERGASTYDSSPFYDTYVCADGQHITVGALEPQFYALLVQTLGLADDAEFVGHQWDKSAWPGRRARLAALFLSQPRAHWQALLEPTDACFGAVLSPVEAAQHPHLRARGTYVEQGGTLQAAPAPRFDGAAYPIGPACEPGAHTQQVREQLDAGGGAAVWRARQS
- a CDS encoding thiolase family protein, producing the protein MNHPVIVDAIRSPMARARADGALAQVHPVDLLSQVLAQLVARNKLDPALVDDVICGCVSQAGEQAGTPGRLAWLAAGLPKHVPSTTIDRKCGSSQQAVHFAAQAIMAGVQDIVIACGVESMSRVPMGSSRMGKNTTGAAFDERYAPGLVGQGVSSDLIAAKWGLGREQLDRYAARSHQRAHEAQSAGCFQREIVGIDTPTGRVTQDETIRAGTTVEKLATLKPAFENDDLSERFPQIGWHTTAGNASQMTDGASAMLIMSEQKARELGLAPRARFVAFDVVGDDPLLMLTAPIPATQRVLAKAKMKLSDIQHYEINEAFATVPLAWQKELGADDARLNPRGGAIALGHPLGASGIRLMTTMLHAMEDSGQRYGLQSMCEAGGMANATIIERL